Proteins from one Pseudomonas grandcourensis genomic window:
- a CDS encoding CTP synthase, whose amino-acid sequence METRPIRIALIGDYDPQVTAHQAIPVALEKAAEHSGLNVQWQWLATDEIHVETPLHTFDGFWCVPASPYRSTDGALKAIRFAREQRRPFLGTCGGFQHAVLEYARNVLGWSDAEHGETNPDAARALLTPLSCALVEAVDTIHLCEGSLISEAYETSEIREGYRCRYGVNPQFEGELLKRELHAVGHDSEHGLRAIELSGHPFFVATLFQPERAALKGVLPPLVGAFVEACAGRSS is encoded by the coding sequence ATGGAAACCCGCCCGATTCGCATCGCCCTGATCGGCGACTACGACCCGCAAGTCACCGCCCACCAGGCCATTCCTGTCGCCCTGGAAAAAGCCGCCGAACACAGTGGCCTGAACGTGCAATGGCAATGGCTGGCCACCGATGAAATCCACGTCGAGACACCGCTGCACACATTCGACGGGTTCTGGTGTGTGCCGGCCAGCCCTTACCGCAGCACGGACGGCGCATTAAAAGCGATCCGTTTTGCCCGCGAACAACGGCGACCTTTCCTCGGCACCTGCGGCGGTTTTCAACACGCGGTGCTGGAATATGCGCGCAACGTGCTGGGCTGGTCAGATGCCGAACATGGCGAGACAAATCCCGATGCAGCACGGGCGCTGCTGACGCCGCTGTCGTGCGCGCTGGTGGAAGCGGTCGATACGATTCACCTGTGTGAAGGTTCGTTGATATCCGAGGCGTACGAAACTTCCGAAATTCGTGAAGGCTATCGCTGTCGCTATGGGGTGAATCCACAGTTCGAAGGGGAGTTGCTCAAGCGCGAACTACATGCCGTCGGCCACGATTCGGAACACGGACTGCGGGCGATCGAACTCAGCGGTCATCCGTTCTTTGTCGCGACCTTGTTCCAGCCCGAGCGGGCGGCGCTCAAGGGCGTCTTGCCGCCGCTGGTTGGGGCCTTTGTCGAAGCCTGTGCGGGGCGCTCGTCATGA
- a CDS encoding antibiotic biosynthesis monooxygenase — MIADTPAAPYYAVIFTSLRTEGDQGYAEAAARMLELAREQPGFLGVESARGEDGLGITVSYWASEAAILAWKHHPEHTEIRERGRSTWYARCHTRVCRVERAYGFSL, encoded by the coding sequence ATGATCGCCGATACGCCAGCTGCGCCTTATTACGCGGTGATCTTCACCTCACTGCGCACCGAGGGTGACCAGGGTTACGCCGAAGCGGCTGCACGGATGCTGGAACTGGCCCGTGAACAGCCGGGGTTTCTTGGTGTGGAGTCGGCGCGGGGCGAGGATGGGCTTGGGATTACGGTGTCGTACTGGGCCAGTGAAGCGGCGATTCTGGCGTGGAAGCATCATCCGGAGCACACAGAGATTCGCGAGCGTGGGCGCTCGACCTGGTATGCGCGGTGTCATACGCGGGTATGCAGGGTTGAGCGGGCTTACGGGTTCAGTCTGTAA
- a CDS encoding DUF2025 family protein → MRITSQLICLAADQLKGFVGLNRKTGHYIVRFSEDSFGMDVADDGIIPTSEFVWAAGPEQTMMLKRELIQLLLDQNIDDRINITEPLRVYMNRREVPEISAVRSLVQG, encoded by the coding sequence ATGCGCATCACTTCCCAGCTCATCTGCCTGGCTGCTGACCAACTCAAAGGCTTCGTCGGCCTCAACCGCAAGACCGGGCACTACATCGTGCGCTTCAGCGAAGACTCGTTCGGCATGGACGTGGCGGACGACGGCATCATTCCGACCAGCGAATTCGTCTGGGCCGCGGGGCCTGAGCAGACCATGATGCTAAAGCGTGAATTGATTCAGTTGCTGCTGGACCAGAACATCGATGACCGGATCAACATCACCGAACCGTTGCGGGTGTACATGAACCGGCGGGAAGTGCCGGAGATTTCGGCGGTTCGCAGTTTGGTTCAGGGGTGA